In Dioscorea cayenensis subsp. rotundata cultivar TDr96_F1 chromosome 11, TDr96_F1_v2_PseudoChromosome.rev07_lg8_w22 25.fasta, whole genome shotgun sequence, a single genomic region encodes these proteins:
- the LOC120271909 gene encoding uncharacterized protein LOC120271909, protein MENGSRTRPDCPNSSNPFHVCSHYCSQSSPHGASTKPPSRIEGLRSAMGVVKGKKRGTSGSGDGLKVLGEARDVDPRCVNASNPFHKCADYCSQNMSDSFKGSPRFLTIEKGKEVANMGQGDQRKVDPRCVNASNPFHECADYCLHKTNSSEQRTHQVVLMNGSKDGVKMSMRSDVHPNCVNANNPFHKCADYCSQRINQAV, encoded by the exons ATGGAAAATGGGAGCAGGACTCGCCCAGACTGCCCCAACTCCTCCAATCCCTTCCACGTTTGCTCTCACTACTGCTCCCAATCATCTCCGCATGGAGCTTCCACCAAGCCTCCTTCGCGGATTGAAGGTCTCAGATCGG CTATGGGTGTAGTGAAAGGAAAGAAGCGTGGTACTAGTGGTAGTGGTGATGGTTTGAAGGTATTGGGAGAAGCTAGAGATGTGGATCCTCGCTGTGTTAATGCCTCCAATCCGTTCCACAAATGTGCTGATTATTGTTCTCAGAATATGTCTGATTCCTTCAAAGGATCTCCACGAT TTTTGACCATTGAGAAAGGTAAGGAAGTTGCAAACATGGGGCAGGGAGACCAAAGGAAGGTGGACCCAAGATGTGTGAATGCATCCAATCCTTTCCATGAATGTGCTGACTATTGCTTACATAAAACTAATTCAAGCGAACAGAGGACCCATCAGG TTGTATTAATGAATGGAAGCAAGGACGGTGTGAAAATGTCAATGAGAAGTGATGTGCACCCTAATTGTGTCAATGCGAACAATCCTTTTCATAAATGTGCTGATTATTGCTCTCAGAGAATAAACCAAGCGGTTTAG
- the LOC120271557 gene encoding uncharacterized protein LOC120271557, whose amino-acid sequence MDTLVDHAQSAFLKGRCILDNFAIAEEAIFSMHKRRLNEHILKVDFSKAFDSVDWDFLLELLRVRGFGSRWLGWINSILSSSKASILINGSPSGYVRYQRGLRQGDPLSPLLFVLVSDVLCTMFDNALNSHVLIGVPLGEYGSICNLYYADDLLVLTVGGAEDLRVIKLILLVFEGLSGLETNFSKTFTYLGIPVSGRRPRKQDWEKLVISVLSAVPTYWMSLFRLPPWVIKKINRIQRDFLWSGADIDKPRCRLVAWKNICCSKEQGGWGILDLSSFNLALLGKWRWKLLVNPHWRGVKILRFNYKDPIWDLYKHPRGRISYFWSGVSRCLLAFRECVTVHVKSGSETLFWKDRWFNGLAPMYIWAEEFLVSPRPNGTIRELAFLLTAPRFASNSVTRSTCLGLNLGDDNEKDQKLWSLTANGSFSVKSFYCRLNEGGLRCPLANVLCKGPCPRKVNILNWLVWKNKVLSLKNLARRRCNKLRTDTCVLCHSGVESVDHLFLNCQFSKEVWESLVGFLQLPVLPPTISLLWGDWRLALRLENRVFGVWTTYLLLSWFSAATEGLREQLTAPISAIRRSLEFEGPRSEGLVATHMSEEDQVDREE is encoded by the exons ATGGATACATTGGTGGACCATGCCCAATCTGCTTTTCTTAAGGGTAGATGTATTCTTGACAATTTTGCCATAGCAGAGGAGGCAATCTTCAGTATGCATAAGAGAAGACTAAACGAGCACATTCTAAAGGTGGACTTCTCTAAGGCTTTCGACTCTGTTGATTGGGACTTCTTGCTGGAGCTCTTGAGGGTGCGGGGTTTTGGATCTAGATGGCTAGGATGGATAAACTCGATCCTCAGCTCTTCGAAGGCTTCGATTTTAATAAATGGGTCTCCTAGCGGATATGTGAGGTATCAACGTGGTTTAAGACAGGGTGACCCGTTGTCGCCTCTGCTCTTTGTGCTGGTATCGGATGTGTTATGCACAATGTTCGATAATGCGTTGAATTCTCACGTCCTGATTGGTGTTCCGTTGGGAGAATATGGGAGTATATGCAATTTGTACTATGCAGATGATCTGTTGGTTCTAACAGTTGGTGGAGCTGAAGACCTTAGAGTTATTAAATTAATCCTTCTGGTGTTTGAGGGGCTCTCTGGGCTGGAAACCAATTTCTCTAAGACTT TTACTTACCTTGGTATCCCTGTCTCGGGTAGAAGGCCTCGGAAGCAAGATTGGGAGAAATTAGTTATTTCTGTACTTTCGGCGGTACCAACGTACTGGATGTCTTTATTCCGTCTCCCTCCGtgggttataaaaaaaattaaccgaATTCAAAGAGACTTCTTATGGTCTGGAGCTGATATTGATAAACCTCGATGTAGACTTGTGGCTTGGAAGAATATTTGTTGCTCGAAGGAGCAAGGCGGTTGGGGTATCTTAGATTTATCTTCCTTCAACCTCGCCTTGTTGGGGAAATGGAGATGGAAGCTACTGGTTAATCCGCATTGGAGAGGGGTGAAGATTCTGCGATTCAATTATAAGGACCCTATTTGGGATCTGTATAAGCACCCAAGAGGAAGAATCTCATATTTTTGGTCGGGTGTCTCTCGGTGCCTCCTTGCTTTTCGTGAATGTGTGACGGTTCATGTCAAATCTGGGTCTGAGACGCTCTTCTGGAAAGATAGATGGTTCAACGGTCTCGCTCCAATGTACATCTGGGCAGAAGAGTTTCTTGTGTCTCCTAGGCCTAATGGTACGATCAGGGAGTTGGCCTTTTTACTTACGGCCCCCCGCTTTGCTTCGAACTCGGTGACTCGCTCGACCTGCCTAGGGCTGAACTTGGGGGATGATAATGAGAAGGATCAAAAGCTTTGGAGCCTAACAGCTAATGGGTCTTTCTCGGTCAAATCTTTCTATTGCCGTTTGAATGAGGGAGGATTGCGGTGCCCTCTTGCTAACGTCCTGTGTAAGGGGCCTTGCCCGAGGAAGGTTAACATTCTTAATTGGCTAGTTTGGAAGAACAAGGTTCTTTCCCTGAAGAATCTTGCGAGACGTCGCTGTAATAAGCTACGTACTGACACTTGTGTTTTATGCCACTCCGGTGTTGAATCGGTGGATCATCTTTTCCTAAATTGTCAGTTCTCTAAGGAGGTTTGGGAGAGCCTTGTTGGGTTTCTCCAGCTACCAGTGTTACCCCCTACTATATCTCTTTTGTGGGGTGACTGGAGGTTGGCCTTACGTTTGGAGAACCGGGTGTTTGGGGTTTGG ACTACTTATTTGCTATTATCATGGTTCTCTGCAGCTACCGAGGGTTTGAGAGAGCAGCTGACTGCCCCTATCTCTGCTATCAGGCGCAGCTTAGAGTTCGAGGGACCTCGCTCAGAGGGGCTGGTGGCCACTCACATGTCCGAGGAGGACCAGGTTGACAGAGAGGAGTAG
- the LOC120271558 gene encoding uncharacterized protein LOC120271558, with protein sequence MRGDYCISIDFYSKRGNLSWRCTSVYGPNARHLKRAFLEEIKSCCGNPEVPWVICGDFNNAIFPWDDKRGGNPNLVNLADIHEATTFLQDLCLHEPPAFRRRFTWTNGQASPIWVKLDRFIVNRACSDIFPKMIQKCLPRLGLDHVPIRLEGCGAFVLAKKLAWLRDKLRRWSKESFGSIKLRKLSLLHELELLDVIKKSRELTSLEFHQERTLFENLADIRRQEEVYWKQRSRLHWLKEEDENTKYFHSVANGRKNINFIPSIKVGNVAITTIKDIGKIFEQQFRALFGQKRTFRFKVDLCNFLKDKVPVDLSLLERPFTREEVKRAVFDLGSDKAPGPDGFPMLFFKTYWEIVKGEIFQLCEDFYSGKTNLERINWACIALIPKVSSPSSPGI encoded by the exons ATGAGGGGAGACTATTGCATATCTATTGACTTTTACTCTAAAAGGGGCAATCTTTCCTGGCGTTGTACTTCGGTTTATGGACCGAATGCACGACATCTTAAGCGCGCCTTCTTGGAAGAGATCAAAAGTTGTTGTGGCAATCCGGAAGTTCCATGGGTTATTTGTGGGGACTTTAATAATGCTATTTTTCCTTGGGATGATAAGCGGGGTGGGAATCCAAACTTAGTGAACTTAGCGGACATTCATGAGGCTACTACTTTTTTGCAAGACCTTTGTCTTCACGAGCCCCCGGCATTCAGGAGAAGGTTTACTTGGACCAATGGGCAAGCTAGCCCTATTTGGGTCAAGTTAGATCGGTTTATTGTTAATAGAGCGTGCTCTGATATTTTCCCTAAGATGATTCAAAAGTGCCTTCCGAGGTTAGGTTTGGATCATGTCCCAATCAGGCTGGAG GGCTGTGGTGCCTTTGTTTTGGCTAAAAAACTTGCTTGGCTTCGGGATAAACTCCGTAGATGGTCCAAGGAGAGCTTTGGTTCCATCAAACTTCGGAAGCTATCGTTGTTGCATGAATTAGAACTGTTAGATGTCATTAAAAAATCAAGAGAACTTACCTCTCTTGAATTTCATCAGGAGCGTACGTTGTTTGAGAATTTAGCGGATATTCGGAGGCAAGAGGAAGTGTACTGGAAGCAAAGGTCCCGGTTACATTGGCTGAAGGAAGAGGATGAAAACACTAAGTATTTTCACTCGGTTGCGAATGGgaggaaaaatattaatttcatcccTTCCATCAAAGTTGGAAACGTTGCCATCACCACTATTAAGGATATTGGTAAAATCTTTGAACAACAATTCAGGGCGCTTTTTGGTCAGAAAAGGACATTTCGCTTCAAGGTAGACCTGTGCAACTTCTTGAAAGATAAAGTGCCCGTGGATCTGTCCCTCCTTGAGCGTCCTTTCACACGGGAGGAAGTGAAGAGGGCGGTCTTTGACCTTGGGAGCGACAAAGCTCCGGGACCTGATGGTTTTCCTATGCTTTTCTTCAAAACCTACTGGGAGATTGTGAAAGGGGAGATTTTTCAACTGTGTGAGGATTTCTATTCTGGTAAGACGAATTTGGAAAGAATTAATTGGGCATGTATTGCTCTCATACCTAAGGTCTCGAGCCCGTCTTCACCTGGGATATAG